Below is a window of Pseudodesulfovibrio sp. S3 DNA.
GGAAATGGCGCGGACCTATGCCCCCACATGCATCTTGAAGGCCTCTAAGGTGTTGACCATCAACTGGGCGATGGTCATGGGGCCGACGCCGCCCGGGACCGGGGTGATGGCGTGGACCTTGTCCTTGAGCCCTTCGAAATCGCAGTCGCCGGCCAGGCCCTCGTCGGTGCGGTTGATGCCCACGTCCACCACGACCGCGCCTTCCTTGACCATGTCCGCGGTCACGAAGTTGGGCATGCCGATGGCGGCGAAGATGTAGTCGGCCTCAAGGCACTCGGCCTTGAGGTCGGCGGTGCGCGAGTGGCACAGGGTGACCGTGGCGTTGGCGCAGGGGCCGCTTTGCGAGAGCATCATGGCCAAAGGTTTTCCCACAATGTTGGAGCGGCCGATGACCACGGCCTTTTTGCAGGCCGGGTCCAGGCCGTAGCGTTTGAGCAGGTTGATGACGCCCGCCGGGGTGCACGGTTTGAAGCCGGGCAGGCCGAGGCTCATCTTGCCCACGTTCACCGGATGGAAGCCGTCCACATCCTTGTCCGGGTCGATGAGATCGAGAATTTTCTGGGAGTCCAGTCCCTTGGGCAGGGGAAGCTGCACCAGGATGCCGTCCACGCTCACATCGCGGTTCAGCTCCTGGATCAGCCCTTCAAGCTCAAGCTGGCTGGCTGTTTCCAGGCGGTGGGGGATGGACCGGATACCGCAGTCCTCGCAGGCGCGTTCCTTGTTTCGCACGTACACCTGGCTGGCCGGGTCTTCACCCACCAGCACCACGGCCAGACCGGGTTGACGGCCGTATTTGGCCTGCAGGGCGTCGACCTCCTGCCTGATCTCAGCCCGAATGGTTGCCGCTGTTTCCTTGCCGTCCAAAAGAATCATGATTTGCCTCCGGGGCTTTCAAAGATGGATGATTTTTGGTGTGTCGGAATTCGCCGTCAATCGAAATATTCACAATGCGTTGGCCGCTACCTAAAGAAAAAGGCCGAACTATGCAACCCGCATATTCCGGCCTCGGATGATCTACGAGGACCGTTGGCTATTTCATCTTGGTGTAGATGAGTTCGATGACCTTGGCGTCCGGGCCGCTTTCCACATAGATGACGGTGAGCGTTTTGCCGTCTGCGCTGAGGTCGCCGTGCATCACGCCGTCCTCCTGTTCCGCGATGTAGATTTCGCCGTCCTGGGCAATGCCGCCGCAGAGCTTTTCAGAGTAGTTCTTGCCCTTGAGCGTCCATTCCTTGTGGCCGAGGAAGACTCTGGCTTCCTGTTTTTCAATGACCAGCGAGTTCTTTGCCTCGGGATTGCTGTAGATGCCCCTTTCCACTCCGGCCACCAGGGTGCCTTCGCAGTACCAGGTTCCTTTCATGTCGGGGATGTCACCGGCAAGGGCGTTGGCGGCAACGAGGAGCAATGCCACAGTCAGCAGGGAAAACAGTGCTTTTTTCATGGAGCCTCCCAGGGAGTGTTGAAAGAGAAGGCCGCTCCGGGTTGGAGCGGCCTTTGTTTGAACGTTCTCTAGTCTTCTTCAAAGAAGCTGCTGCCGAAGATGGGGCCGTAGTAGACGCCGTCGTCATCAAGCTCTTCCTCGATGCGCAGGAGCTGGTTGTATTTTTCCAGGCGGTCCGAGCGGCACAGGGAGCCGGTCTTGATCTGGCCTGCGTTCACGGCCACGGCCAGGTCGGCGATGAAGTGGTCGCCGGTTTCGCCGGAGCGGTGGGAGACCACGGTGGTGTATCCGGCGGTCTTGGCCAGCTCGATGGTGTCCAGGGTCTCGGTGACCGTGCCGATCTGGTTCAGCTTGATCAGGATGGAGTTGCAGATGCCCCTGTCGATGCCTTCGGCCAGGATGTCGGGGTTGGTCACGAACAGATCGTCGCCTACGAGCTGGATGTGGTCGCCCATTTTTTCGGTCTGGAGGGCAAAGCCGTCCCAGTCGGACTCGGCAAAACCGTCTTCAATGGAAATGAGCGGGAACTTGGACGCCAGGTCCATGTAGAAGTCCACCAGTTCGGCAGAGGTCAGGATCTTGTTTTCACCGGCCAGGACGTATTTTCCGTCCTTGTAGAATTCGCTGGCGGCGGCATCAATGGCGAAACCGATGTCCTTGCCCGGCGCGTACCCGGCAGCCTCGCAGGCGCGGGTGATGTATTGGAAGGCTTCTTCGTGGGACTTCAGGTTCGGAGCGAATCCGCCTTCATCGCCGACCGAGGTGACGTGACCGTCCTTGGCCAGGATGGTTTTCAGTTTGTGGAAGATCTCGGCGCCCATGCGCAGGGCTTCGGCAAAGGTCTCCGCCCCCACTGGCATGATCATGAACTCCTGGATGTCCAGGTTGTTGGGAGCGTGCTCGCCGCCGTTGATGATGTTCATCATCGGCACAGGCAGCAGTTTGGCGTTGGTCCCGCCGAGGTACTGGTAGAGGGGCAGGCCCAGGAAATGGGCGGATGCGCGGGCCGCGGCCATGGACACGCCGAGCAGGGCGTTGGCGCCCAGGCGGTCCTTGTTCTCGGTGCCGTCGAGGTCGATCAGCATGTTGTCGAGGCTCACCTGACGGACCGCATCCATGCCGATGACGGCTCCGGCGATCTCGCCGCGGATGTTCTCCACGGCCTGCATGACGCCCTTGCCGTTGTAGCGCTCCTCTTTATCGCGCAGTTCCAGGGCTTCGCGCGATCCGGTGGAGGCCCCTGACGGCACGGCTGCCCGGCCGATGTCGCCGGATTCCAAAATGACTTCGCATTCAACAGTGGGATTGCCGCGGGAATCGAGGATTTCGCGTGCCCACACGCCGGTGATGATACTCATGGGAGTCTCCTTGTATGATTGGTGAAAATCGTAAACGCTTTTGTCTTGCAGAGAATAGATCAATTTTCTGCAATGCTCAATTCTATATACATACTGTTCGGGGAGCGCAGTTATTATTTTAAGTGTCAAATGTTTGATATGTAATCATAATGGGTATAAAGGGAAAATCATATATCAATCGGAGGTCCAAATGAGTCGAGATGACTTTTTAATAATTGGGTTTACGGGAGCATTTGCAAGTGGTTGTTCTGAGAGTTCTGAATTGTTCAGAGTTAAAATAGCTGAGGAAATACGTAGGCTTGTTGATAACAAGGCTGGGGTTAATGCATCAATTACAAATTGTTATAACAAAATTGCCCAAGTTCGATCTGAGGGCAAGGTCAAAACGAAAGAACTACGAAGAGATTTGAAAAAGAAGTTGAGGATGCGTTCTTTGATTCTTGCAGCTCAAAAAACAAAGGCGGATCAGTTCGTATATATATCAATGACTGTGGTGATGTATTCCATAGCGTTGGACTGGTTAGTTCGGAAAAACAAAAAAAAACAAATAGCAAATAGATATGCAGAACTGTGTGGAATAATGTCAAATTGGGCAAAGGCTGCTGGATTTGATAAGAAAGTTCTGGGGAGTATACATAGGGCTGTTGAAAAAAAACATGTGCAAAAGTGGAGTGTAGTTCAGGAGTATCACGCCAAGGTTGGGGAGTTAAAGGATGAAGTTGCTCGGTGTTATAAAGGGCGCCAGTTGGAGCTATTTCAAATTATGCAAGGCGTTGGTAATAATTTGCGAAAGTGTGGTCGCCCTTTTGATGATGCTGCTGGTTTTGAAAATCCAGAGTATTTGCAAGCACTTTCACAAGCGGCATGCAATTTCATAAAGTTAAATAGAAAGTGGCAAATACAGACGAATCAGATCACGAGAACTTACTATGTCATTGAGTGTTTCAGGAATGCATCCGAAATTGATTATTTTAGGAGTCGCTTCTATGAGTTTTATTTATTCTCACTGTTCTGTGATGAAAGGACCCGACATTTACGAGCCAAGGATAGATATGGGTTAAGTGCAAGTGATTGCATAGAAATTGACAAACGGGACCAAGGCTCAAGCAATTTGGGTGAGTTGTATGCACAAAATATAACGAAATGTGTTAACCTAGCAGATATTTCACTTTCAAACACTGAAACAAAAGTCGACTTGTATGACAAGTTGATTAAATATTTTATATTAATAAAAAATCCGAGTTGCATTACTCCTACCAGACAAGAGAGGAATATGCACTTGGCATACTCTCTTAGTTTAAGCTCAACGTGTATTTCGAGAAAAGTTGGGGCTGTAATTGTTAAGGACGAGTACATTGTCGGTGCAGGTTGGAATGATACTGAGATTAATAGAATCGGTTGTGGTTACAGAATTGTTAGTGATTTGGATGAAACAAACAACCGTTCATTCCCTCTCGCGAATGAAAGTGAATATTCAAAGGTTCGACAAATAGTATACGATTCGCATCCAAATAAGGATGATTCATTCTGTTACAAAGATGAATATGGTAAACTAAGAAAAAGAAAAGTTGACGTAGTAAATGATTGCTGCGCAGTTGCACTAGATGGTTTGAATACAGGTTCTTTGCAGCAGTGTAGGGCTTTGCACGCTGAGGAAAATGCAATTTTGCAAGGGGCAAGGCTCGGTGGAGTCGGTGTCAAAGGGGCAACATTGTTCACTACAACGTTCCCATGTGAGCTTTGCGCAAAAAAAATAATGCAAGTAGGTATTAGCGCGATTATTTATTGTGAGCCGTACCCTAAAAGTGTTTCATTGGACGTGTTCCTGAAAGAAGGAGTCGACTTAGTCAAGACAAAACATTTTGAAGGTGTCAAGTCTCCAAGTTATTACAAATTATTTAAGGCGAGTTATGACGCTAAAGATAGACAGCAACTGAGTGCAATGTGGTCTAGCTAGCGATTGAAATAGGCCATCCACAGCCCTTCCATGACCAGGTCGGGGCGCAGTTCGTCGATGGTCTCGGAGATCTGGGAAATGGTCGGGGCTAGGCCGCCGGTGGCTATCACAAAGGGATCCTTGAGCCGTACGGAGAGCTTTTTGACCAGGCCGTCGATCATGGACGCGAACCCGAAGACGAAACCTTGGTTGAGGCACTCGTCAGTGGTTTTGCCCCATGTGAGGGTGTCGCTCTTGACCTCAAGGTCCACCTTTGGGAGTTTTGCCGTGCCCCCGGCCAGGGCGCTTGCCGATGAGAGCACGCCGGGGCAGATCAGCCCGCCCTTGAAGGCGTTGTCCTGCACGCAGGCGCAGGTGGTGGCCGTGCCGAAGTCGATGACGATGAGGTTCTTTTCTTCGTAGGTCATGCGTGCAGAATAGCAGCCCACCAGGATATCCGCACCTACCTGCTCGGGGCGGGCGTATTCGTTGTCGATGTCGATGGGCAGGTCGCGGCCAGCGAACAGGGTCGTGCATTCCAGGTATCGGTCGGCCATGCGGGAGATGAGCGGGTCCAACGGCGGCACCACCGAAGAAATGACGCAGGCCTCGATGTCAGTAGGGGCGATTCCCTCGCGCAGGAGGATGGACTCGACCTTGAGGCCCCAGTCGTCATCGGTGTTGGCCGGACGGGTGGGCAGGGTGTAGCTCTCGTGCAGCCCCTGGTCGTCGGCCAGACATATCTTGGTGTTGGTGTTGCCTGCGTCGAACAGCAGTATCTTGCCCATGGCGGTATCTCCTTCTGGAGAAGTTTCTACCCTTTTTGCAATAAAAGACAAGGCTCGCGCCACCCAAGGGTGGCGCGGGCCTCAATGTTGGGATGTCCTCTCGTTAGAATCGTTCGAATCCGCCGTCGTCGTCCATGTCCAGGGAAACGCCTGCGGACCCGGATTTTGACGCAGGCTTGGCCTGCGGCAGGGGTTTGGCCTTGGGCTTGGGTTTGGTCTGTGGCAGTGCTTTCGCCTTGGAGCGGCTTGCGGAAATCCGTGCCCGGGGCATCGACGATGTGTTGCCCAGGTGGAAAAAGCCGATGGTCTGCTGGAGTTGACGGGCGTGTTCGGCCAGAATTCCGGAGGCGTCTGCCACGTGATCCGATTCCGCTGCATTCTGCTGCACCACGCGGTCCAGTTCGAGAATGGCGTCCTTGATCTGGATGGCCCCGGTATTCTGCTCGTCGCTGGCTGCGGATATTTCCTGTATCAGTTCGGCGGTTTTGGTGATGTCCGGGACCATCTTGCCGAGCATGGAGCCGGCTTCTTCGGCGATGCTCACGCTGTGGGCCGATAAATCGCTGA
It encodes the following:
- the folD gene encoding bifunctional methylenetetrahydrofolate dehydrogenase/methenyltetrahydrofolate cyclohydrolase FolD, producing the protein MILLDGKETAATIRAEIRQEVDALQAKYGRQPGLAVVLVGEDPASQVYVRNKERACEDCGIRSIPHRLETASQLELEGLIQELNRDVSVDGILVQLPLPKGLDSQKILDLIDPDKDVDGFHPVNVGKMSLGLPGFKPCTPAGVINLLKRYGLDPACKKAVVIGRSNIVGKPLAMMLSQSGPCANATVTLCHSRTADLKAECLEADYIFAAIGMPNFVTADMVKEGAVVVDVGINRTDEGLAGDCDFEGLKDKVHAITPVPGGVGPMTIAQLMVNTLEAFKMHVGA
- the eno gene encoding phosphopyruvate hydratase, which gives rise to MSIITGVWAREILDSRGNPTVECEVILESGDIGRAAVPSGASTGSREALELRDKEERYNGKGVMQAVENIRGEIAGAVIGMDAVRQVSLDNMLIDLDGTENKDRLGANALLGVSMAAARASAHFLGLPLYQYLGGTNAKLLPVPMMNIINGGEHAPNNLDIQEFMIMPVGAETFAEALRMGAEIFHKLKTILAKDGHVTSVGDEGGFAPNLKSHEEAFQYITRACEAAGYAPGKDIGFAIDAAASEFYKDGKYVLAGENKILTSAELVDFYMDLASKFPLISIEDGFAESDWDGFALQTEKMGDHIQLVGDDLFVTNPDILAEGIDRGICNSILIKLNQIGTVTETLDTIELAKTAGYTTVVSHRSGETGDHFIADLAVAVNAGQIKTGSLCRSDRLEKYNQLLRIEEELDDDGVYYGPIFGSSFFEED
- a CDS encoding deaminase, with the protein product MSRDDFLIIGFTGAFASGCSESSELFRVKIAEEIRRLVDNKAGVNASITNCYNKIAQVRSEGKVKTKELRRDLKKKLRMRSLILAAQKTKADQFVYISMTVVMYSIALDWLVRKNKKKQIANRYAELCGIMSNWAKAAGFDKKVLGSIHRAVEKKHVQKWSVVQEYHAKVGELKDEVARCYKGRQLELFQIMQGVGNNLRKCGRPFDDAAGFENPEYLQALSQAACNFIKLNRKWQIQTNQITRTYYVIECFRNASEIDYFRSRFYEFYLFSLFCDERTRHLRAKDRYGLSASDCIEIDKRDQGSSNLGELYAQNITKCVNLADISLSNTETKVDLYDKLIKYFILIKNPSCITPTRQERNMHLAYSLSLSSTCISRKVGAVIVKDEYIVGAGWNDTEINRIGCGYRIVSDLDETNNRSFPLANESEYSKVRQIVYDSHPNKDDSFCYKDEYGKLRKRKVDVVNDCCAVALDGLNTGSLQQCRALHAEENAILQGARLGGVGVKGATLFTTTFPCELCAKKIMQVGISAIIYCEPYPKSVSLDVFLKEGVDLVKTKHFEGVKSPSYYKLFKASYDAKDRQQLSAMWSS
- a CDS encoding type III pantothenate kinase, which encodes MGKILLFDAGNTNTKICLADDQGLHESYTLPTRPANTDDDWGLKVESILLREGIAPTDIEACVISSVVPPLDPLISRMADRYLECTTLFAGRDLPIDIDNEYARPEQVGADILVGCYSARMTYEEKNLIVIDFGTATTCACVQDNAFKGGLICPGVLSSASALAGGTAKLPKVDLEVKSDTLTWGKTTDECLNQGFVFGFASMIDGLVKKLSVRLKDPFVIATGGLAPTISQISETIDELRPDLVMEGLWMAYFNR